The DNA sequence GTCCCAGATGGTTGGATAGTGATGCTTAAGAATTGTTGTATTAAGGTCATATCATGAGTTCTATTTCCGGGCGCTTCAGGAATAAGTGGGCTACCATGCTTGGGATACGAGTGTGCAAGTATACCCAACCGGATTAGTCGAGGTGCGTGTAAGTTGGTCCGGACAccggttaaaaaaaaaaaaaaaatttttagaattttgagTTAGGTCATTCAATGATGAATGGAACAAACAGAATGACTAAAGTAGGGAATACAAAATGGATCAAGTGTGAGCAGAGATCTCCATTCCAGCCTTCCCTCTTGCTTCAGCCCTCGGTCTCACACATGCGAAATGCAACAGAAGATTGTGGCATAGATCAGGATTCGTGATGACAAAAAGGAGAAGGGTATAAGGTAGATGTgatggacttcttcaacattaAGGTCAAGTCACCTTCTGGaactaaattaaaagaaataagacAGTGGGTGTTCGTGTTTCCCCCTGTTTGTAAACAATAAGTAACTTTTTTATAGTTGATCAAACAGCCCCGTTAGTCTGATAGAATAGGGTCATTTACCTTTCTCGAAATCTCTCTTCtgatttaaaatcaaaagtAGTTTTCAATTTATGTGTTTTCAAGATGAATATTCTTTGATCCATGGAATAACGTAGGTAATAGAAGTCAGCAAAGTAAATCTGCAACTTCGGTAAAATTCCGAAGACGGGTTCTAGAATGACTCCATTAAGCCTTTCCTAGGTATCAAAAAGTAAAACTCAGAAAGAGTACAAGGACAAGGGAGCGGATACAGGCAATGTGATTTCTATTCGGTACTTTGATTATATGACCACAAAATCTCTGTTAAATTATAAGTATGCCTCTTAATTAGGAGTATTTTATTAtgactatttgtttagctcaATGGAGCAActaaatttatcaaattctaataataaacttatttagtgggtgtttggcaaccccGCTTCTCagcttatttataataaaagaagtgCTGTCTACTTTATGATGGCCTGTTTGGCAAATAAATTTAAGTACTTATCATGGGTATTAAAAGccaaataaataagttatgaaTCCTAGCTTTTTTTATTCACCacaacttcttcttgttttaattaacttcaaacttataagtcaccatatccaaacacttctaacaacttataaattcaaatcaacttctcacttataatcaacttctttactttaagtaataaatcatttttttttaaatttagccaaacggccccttaatcGATAAAAGTGGGTTTTGTGCATTCACATTCATTATTTCCGGTgattaaattattgatttatattttaatagactTCGAAAAGTTATTGTGTCTCTTtgcttattataaaaaataattagattgatatttttatattttatttcttttatagcGATATACAAATATGTTTAGAATATTGGAAACCAAATTAATTCGGACTTATGCCTAGCTTTAGATGATACATATAGTTTTAACAAAACATAATTATTATCGATCCATTAATTGAAAAATAACCCTAGATTTCACAAAACCTATAACTAATCTTCACAATAACACAATTGAAAAAATGGTCCCAAATATCAGTTTTTAACGCAGGTAATCTAGCGTgttttcaatttaaaaaaaaaacactagaTCGTGTAACGTTTTGTTGTTTTAATCTCAACAAAACGCTACATCATGTAGCGTTTTGTTCTTTTAATCCTAACAGAACGCTACATAAACTAGCGTTCTTCTTTTTTTAACCTTACAGAATGCTAGACGGTTTAGCATTTTTGGTAAATATCCAAAACGCTACACAATGAAGTGTTAATAGATGAAATTCTGAGcctttttttttcatatcaatATATCATGATATTCTAAACATTAATAATGGATATAGTGATAATGGTGCCAACAGTCCTCTCATTAacttgtattatttttataaatatcattatCCAAACGTTGAGAATTTTtaattcagatttgattatcaTTTATAATCAACTTCTCCACTATAAAAAAACAAGCAATTTTATTAATGAAAACAAATAGCTTCATAGTTTTGAAATATGAACATTTCCTCTCAGACACTACAAAAGAACATGACAAAAATCGACCGGCTAAAACCAACCGACACAAAAAATACATGAAGCGATAAAATAGACATAATCACACTCGGTCAATTTTATTGCTTTCCAAAATTATCTCGATAAACCTAATCAAAACAATATAATCGACTGATTACGGTCAATTTTAGTGTTTCTTAGAAAGTTGAATGATAATCCTCTGTGACCTATAACTGATCACGGGGTGGCCGATTATAACTACTCATGTGACACTCTATTTTCATGTGGCAAATATTGGACTCACAAGTTGAGAATTTTGTGTCGAATAAAATCGACAGTGTCCGCGATTTTGTCACTTAAACATGATCAAGTCGGCTTAACCGACTAAGTTAAAAATGACCACCTCGATTGCTCGGTTTTAACCATAAAACCGATCATATTTGACGCTCGGTTTTGTTGACTTTTttgttaagaaaaataaatttcaaataaaaagtctTGATAATTATTTACTGAATGCCATactgattaatatatatatgtatgtatctatTTCAAGAAAAAAGTCTAGTTAATTATTTACTAAATACCATGCTGATCAATATACATGTATACATCTCAAACAAGAAAAATACTAGTATaactctaatatatatatataaagcagTAATTAATGACCAAAAGGAGAGGTACATTATAAGATACCTACCATATAGAGGGAAACCCTTTGGTCAGAGTTAGAGAGGTTACATGATTTAGATCTATCATTATTCATCACTCATGGTTCTTGTTTAAAACCTCCCATGGATGGAACAATGTCTTGTAGAAGGCCAAATTCGGAAAGTTGGAGCTGCGGATATTGGCTCATATGATCCTCctgctgctgttgctgctgctgctgataCATAGAAGAGTTTAATCCACGTCCATCATGACTTCCATAATTAAGAATAAGGTGATTCATCGGAGACCTTTGAACTAAATGATGAGGGAACCCGAGTCCAGCGCCCAGGTTTCCAGGATTCAGCATTGGATGAGGAAACATTCCTGCAACATTTCCTCGGAGAGTAGCTGGCAGGTGATGGTTATGTGTTCCTTCATAAGTTGTGATCACCGTCGTAGGGTCTTGAAATGATCGCTCTACTCGCTTCTTCACCGTGCATTTTTGAGTTGTGCACCGATAGTAGCTTCTGCCACAAGGAATTGAACAAGAATTTGTTAGATAATCGGAATATGTGAACATGTTTTATGTGCGCCAGGTATACTTTAATATAGTTTTGTACATCTTGAGTGTTAAGTACTTGACGTACTTTAAAAAACCCTAATGCAGTGTGAACATAAATCATTGTTTTTCTCCTTTTAGTCTAATATTCAATAATTGGACCAGAAAGGTTTTTGGATTTTAACTCAATATTCAAcccttttacaaattaattcaagaTCTGCAAATTTTGATCCAGTACTATTAAAGCAAATTAAACAATCAAGATATGATCATGAATTAACCTCAAGAAACAAAGTTTGTTAATATGAATGAAGAAGCAATTAGACCTTGGGTAGGGGCTATTCTTGACAGCCTTCTGTCCATATTTTCTCCATCTATATCCATCTTCAAGATTATCAATCTCACTCTTTGTCATGAAAGCAAATCTTGgctctttttcctttttaactCCCTTCTTAGCCTTGCTCCTGTAAATCAATATAAATCCATCATCTTCGTCAATATAGTGCCTTTTCGTGCATTGCTTAATTATTTTGCAACTTTCTGATTTATAAGTCATAATCATTTGTGTAATTAAAGAAGTTATAAGCCTACTTCTCACTTGTAAGCCCAGAATTTGTGAAATTGTAAATTTTAACTTACTTCTCACTTATAAGACAGAATCTGgtgaagttgaaaattttagAACTTACTTCTCACTTATAAGCCGGAAtatgtgaagttgaaaattttaagttatttcAGTATTGAGTGTGAACTTACACTTTCTTTGAACTCTCTCCTCCATCTTCAGCAAGCCCTTTAGATTGCTTCTCCAGCTTCTTGATATTGCTTCCTTCTTCATCATCACCAGCCTCAGTGGACGAAGATAAGACCATCGAAGAGTCTCCGGTCTCCATTTTCACCTTTTGATCATCTATACTACTAGAAAAGTGTTCTTGCAAAGGAGGTGAGAGGCCAAAAGCATCAGCAAAAGTCTCATAATCAGTTGATCCATGCAAACAATCAGTGAAGCTCGAGTATGAGGAGGGATCAGCTACACCAGACGAAGAATTCGGCGTAAAAAATCGTGGATTATCATGAAATGGACCGTGATAGTAGACATGATCACTTGGTTGATCAGCCATGAGGAAGGTGATGAATAAGTGAAAATGAAGGGAGAAGAAAATTGACAGGATCTGATCAAGGGGTCTTTATTTAAGCATTGACAAGAAGATTTGGTTAAGGTGTTACTTTTTtccaatatattatttatgtgtgATAGTGAAGAAGTAGGTAATTTTGTAGAGTTTGAATGAGAAACTGTATTCCCACTTTTGTAAAGAAAGATTTGACAAATGACAGAGATAGCCAAGTCTTGTTGTTTGTATTATTGGTTACTATAGATTTACacttcaaattttataatttaaacaatcCATAGATTGATTTAACTAATAATTCATAGCACATCATGCAAGAAAATTGATAAAAggaacaaattaataaattttattttattgatattttattattatatgactGGGTCTTGTTTATCCAATAACAGTGAttatttgattgaaattttaaatttagtaaatttataTTCGACCATCTCCCGGACTCCCGTACGGTTTAAAAAATAAGATCATAATTTGACGGTCAAAATCATCTCATAATACtgcttttaaaagaaaaaatatttgtgtTAAGAAAAGAAACTTGAATAATTCAACGGAAAAGTTGTGATGagtttatcattttaaaattaaaaggagATTaggaataattaaaaatattatattgtatagaAGTGAGGATGTAGAGAATTAGAGAAAGCAAAGTGTTCAAGACTCAAGATACATATACAAGTCTAAAGTTTTGTGGCGCCCATACATATGTACGTGTTATTAGCTCACCACCGTCATTTGACGGTAGCCGACTATTGACTTGCGACGTGGGTTTTCCTCCGCCTTATAAATAGTCTCCGAACCGCCGTGCTAGGCTGGTGGTGGTAGCTGTTTCACCACATTGCTCGTCTTGCTGATACCTAACTATCGTCATTTttacgttttttttttaaatgaattattatttgagatttgataaattatttatttgaaagatgaaactgattttattaaaaaattataaaataaaaatagattatTCAAAATGATACATCTACTAATTtctaatttctaattttaaatttgtttgtaatttatattcaaattctATTTAacttatgaataattatataaatagatactttttaatttaaaatcgaaaatgaCTCTAAAACCTGGACTCCAATCCGAGTGTATGGACATTTGCAGtctcaatttatttttataatttgttataattaaataaaatagccGGTTAACATGATGCCCGAATTTGTTGAAccctaatgttgtgtttggttggggtgaatgattccggaaggaatggaatgaaaaatgaactattttatgaacaatttttaagaaatttcattcattcctccattccattccttacatcatgTGCTAGAGTTCACACCTTCactttgagatggaatgctccattctctctcatcctcaatttcttctcaaatctcatcataacaattttgcacttcctcaattttattcaaaattttcttcctatcactattagtttcaagtatttttactcattccattccattccatttcattctccccaaccaaacacaacataaggctATAATTTCCGGGTAAACGTATTCAAATGTAAAGAATCAACGTGTATGAAAATATAAACCTATTCGTACGTTTTAAAAAACACAATCGTACTACTGGGTAATAAGAGTCGTAACTGGAATTTCCAGAAGCATTTTATTTTTGTAGCCATGCCATGCAGTTGCTTGACCATGTGACATGGTCGTTgatgataaaattattattttttgtgtgCAACGCAGACTCCCACTTAGTTAGGCACAATTACTCTTTTCTAGAAAGATATAGTGGAGCTAAAACTGGGGAACTTGTACACACgcatatattttatcaaaaatagaaTTTTGACTTTGTATAATAGAATTAAATAACGTGGAGTGTTGTTTATTTTTGTTGTGTAAAATTTATGTAGTGCTGTCGTTTTGGCTAGCTGCCCCAACTGAGTGCAATTTATAATCGGTTTCGTAGTTAGCTGGTAGTTGACGGAAGTGATTTAAGATTTGAGTCGCGGTTAATAAGTATACCCCACAAGTGAACCTTATTAATCAAGTTATTCCCACTTTCCCACAATCTCCGACGTAAATCGAGAGCTGGGAGTAATGTAGGAGGCTATTTCATATTCATGACCACTGAGTGACATGTGTAGTTGAGAGTGAGAGTCAGGAGTTGCGATGATTAGCTCCGGGGAGCAGAAGCAGAAGGTGTTTTTAGCTTCCACTTTTATTGACCGATTTATATTGGAATTTGGATAATTATGTTTGCAGATTTTTCACAAGCTTTGTGCTTTGATCAATGATATTAGGAGCGTTTGTATGATGATTAATGAATCCGATTAACAAAAATAAGaacctactccctccgtcccttccatttctttacactttcctttttggggtgtcccatccaattctttacatttcaaaacttaccaaatatggtcaatgggtcccaccacttctccatttttctttccttttcacactacttttactccactgtCTCCCTTTTATACATCAAAAATCAGtggatcccaccacttcacccacttttctttctcttttcaactactttattcatatttcttaacctccgtgctcaacccattcgataagaaatgggagggacggaaggagtatatttCATGAATTAACAATTTTATGACATAAAATGAGATCTAATAAAAATTAAGAGTATATGTCCTTGCGTTGTTACTTAAAAGTATTTTTGACCATGTAAAAC is a window from the Daucus carota subsp. sativus chromosome 8, DH1 v3.0, whole genome shotgun sequence genome containing:
- the LOC108197784 gene encoding WRKY transcription factor 71 isoform X1 translates to MADQPSDHVYYHGPFHDNPRFFTPNSSSGVADPSSYSSFTDCLHGSTDYETFADAFGLSPPLQEHFSSSIDDQKVKMETGDSSMVLSSSTEAGDDEEGSNIKKLEKQSKGLAEDGGESSKKVSKAKKGVKKEKEPRFAFMTKSEIDNLEDGYRWRKYGQKAVKNSPYPRSYYRCTTQKCTVKKRVERSFQDPTTVITTYEGTHNHHLPATLRGNVAGMFPHPMLNPGNLGAGLGFPHHLVQRSPMNHLILNYGSHDGRGLNSSMYQQQQQQQQEDHMSQYPQLQLSEFGLLQDIVPSMGGFKQEP
- the LOC108197784 gene encoding WRKY transcription factor 28 isoform X2 — its product is MADQPSDHVYYHGPFHDNPRFFTPNSSSGVADPSSYSSFTDCLHGSTDYETFADAFGLSPPLQEHFSSSIDDQKVKMETGDSSMVLSSSTEAGDDEEGSNIKKLEKQSKGLAEDGGESSKKVSKAKKGVKKEKEPRFAFMTKSEIDNLEDGYRWRKYGQKAVKNSPYPRSYYRCTTQKCTVKKRVERSFQDPTTVITTYEGTHNHHLPATLRGNVAGMFPHPMLNPGNLGAGLGFPHHLVQSSSSNSSRRII